tttggtatgtAGTACAAAGTTTAATTTATGCAAGTCAGAATaagtatattgtttaatttttttacttgaatatatctgttacactgaatgacgaTGAAACATTTCGcccatattttgtcattttattttgacGAAAGTTATTCGAAGCATTAACGTAGTAGACACTTcacttatatttaatgttttctgaagCTAGTTATTTTAGCACCAAAATGATGGCTTatggttattattaataaacttataatagttttaaataaaataaaatacttgtatTTGAACACAAATGATTTGTGTAAAAGAAATGAGAATGTGGAATAAGACAGTTAACACTAAGTATCATTTTATCGCAGCTGCGCGTAATTTGTTGTGTAATAGGAGTGtgatcttttattatattttatatttctgtgtgtCAGTGTCTAGAATCACACTTCTGGCAGATCTGGAAGCGTTCTTTCACAGCTCCAGACGACCTCTCCCTCTGCTTGTCCGAATTCTGCACAGGTCCAGGATACGGTACTATGGCAAAACAGGACAAAACATTGACTTCCCATTTCAGGTGAGTCAATGTCAAAGGTTCTTCAGCACCGCAAACATTTTGGGGCTATGATCTCTTTCTTTCACTTCCTCCCTCTTGCTCTCTTTCAGGTGTACTGTGAGGTGGCTGATCAGAGTGGCGTCATGTCTATGGTTGTATGGAATGATCTTTGTCCTGAATGGTTCAACAGACTAACAGTCGGCTCGGTTCTGTATCTGCAGCAGTACTCACTGAAACACAGTTATCAAAACCGGTCTAGACCACATATCCGCACACTCTCTCTTATGACTTTCCACTCCATTGGTATGACTCTAGAGCTTTTTAGTTGCTAGCTTTCTTATGCTGCATTTTCACCTATTTTATACAGGTTCAGTATTGGACAATTTCttgaaaaagttttatttcagctcTTTGTTTGTGGTTGTTCTGTGGGTTTGTAGAGATCAGTCTGAATCCTCGAAGTCCTGCCTCTGTAGTGACAGTGATTCCTCCAAAAAGTGTTCAGCCTCAGTGGGATCTGCCTGATGTCCCATACAACTTTGCCACAAGGTacacagatttattttaaatttcagggCACCCTCAGGTTGCATTATGTCCCAATACAGGATGTCCTGCAAGAATGTACACtactaatcaaaagtttggggtcagttttttgtttttgtgtctcaAAAAGCATacaataaattgttcaaaaagtGATCGTAAAGACTGgataatattacaaatgatttgtgtttcaaataaaggctgttcttttgtactttctactcatcaaagaatcctgaaagaaatgaTTACAGTTTCCACTAAATCATTAAACagaacaaatcagcatattagaatgatttctgaaagatcacgtgacactgaaaactgcagtagtgactgctgaaaattcaagttTGCCATAACAGGTATAAATTAGACATATTATAATATGtcaaaaatagaaagcagttaaattgtaataatattttacaatattactgtttcacagtatggttgatcaaataaatgcaaacttggtgagcataagagagttgttttttacaaaaacaaaatcttactgatacCAACCATTTGATATGATAACATAAATCAGTGTGTGTCAAatgcaaatatgcaaacaaaGCATAGCTAAAaactaatgtgttattttattggattttaattgcatgtttttaataCCTTTATATTATTGATTTGTCTTATTTACAACACGTGTACATTTGTCATGAAGCCAATCAACAATTTTCTAAACTGCTCCCTGTGATCAGGTCAGAGGTGGACTCGATGAATAATAACCAAGCCTGTGACATCATTGGTCTAGTGACATACGTGGGCCGGGTTGAGCGAATTAGGAGCAAGGAGAAGACAGGTATAGTCTTTTATTAAACAGCTGGTTGTCAGTAACAGTGCTTGCTAATATAAGCTACATTATTACTATTCATACTTAGAGTTGGGAATTGATCAAATCATTGTTACATCtgcttgtgcatgtgtgtgtgtgtcaggaccTGAAAAGTTCTGGGCGTATCGTTGGGTACATGCAGTGGATGGGACAGCTGACTCACCATTTATCCTGGAGATCTTCTCCTCATCCCAGCCAGAGATCTTCAATAACATCTGCCCAAGTAAAACAGCAGTCCATGTACACATTCATTGCATTTATCTTAAGCTAACTGACCTTATTTATGATCTCTCTTGATCTGCAGTGACGTATCTGGTGTGCACCCAGATGAGAGTGTGTAAGACGGGCTGTTCTGTGTATCTGACCAGTAGCACAGAAACACAGCTCTTCATCACAGGTAGATTTCAGCCAGTGAGGTCACAGATAATCACAATCAGCTCAGCTTTAattatttgtctgtgtgtgtgctttaacaGGCTGTCATAAAAAGCAGCCCTATGTCAATGAGCCAAAAGTTAAAGCATTCATTCAGTGGACTAAGACACTGAAGGACAGTGTCATGCTGCGGAGGACTTCGGTTGGAGGACATTACTGCTACCCTCCTGCACCACCCACCAACAGCAACATGACCAGTGAGATTTAGCCTTCCTAAATTTAAACAGTATTGCAAGATAATTGCATAGTcgtgcattttttcttttttgatttccaGTGTGTTCAAAAGACTACAGAATTGTTAATTGCTAAAgggatattttaaaatttaaattctgtcattgtttactcatcctcaagtttgtgtggatttatttattcagtggaacataaaagaagatcttttgaagaatgttggtaaccatacagttgctggtagccagtacggaaaaaatactatggaagtcaatggctaccagcaaccaagcattcttcaaaatattttcttttttgtgaagacaaaaattcatacaggtttggacaacatgagggtgagtaaatgatgacagaattttaatttcatgctgaaatatgatttaattagACACACTAAACACATGAATACCTGTGTGTTGCAGATGAGCCGATTACAGCAGTGGCTGATCTGAAGGGGGAGCTGCAGAGCCTGCAGTACAGAGAGCACAGGAGAGTGGCTGTACAGGGTTATGTGGCTGCTGTGCAGTACCACACATGGCCACCACAAACTGAAACACCACACAGTGAACAACAGGTCTGTACAACTCAATCAAGATGAAACAAGCACCATTaggacatttgcattttttttaggaaatgtgCTGACAAAAATAATGACACGTCATTACAGCAGGAGGGTGTCTCTGTACGAGGAGTCAGTGACACTGGAGCTGCCGCTGCTCCCTCCACAATGGATGAGATGACTCTGACACAGAGAGAAATGGATTCGACCTCGCCTGATTCTGATATTACAGTCTCCCCCAAACGCAGGAGAGTGCAGACAGGCTCAAGGTAAGGCACTCTTCACCAGTAGTcataatgtattgttcattgtggATATTGAGGATATtgttcattactccagtcttcagtgtcacatgatgcttcagaaatttTTAGTATATATGcgagatttggtgctcaagaaaacaacttttttttattatcatgaaTTGATAGTTTGTGATAGTTATGATAGTTTATCTTGTGGCCTGCATCGGCTACATCCCGCTCACGATTCTGGGTAAGAGCAGCACTTGCAGAAGATTTTGTTGATGcaaccatgatacattttgtttcaggattctttgattgatAGAAAGGTACAAATCTTTTGATTGGAAATGACCTCAAACAATTAAACAGCGGCTTAAATATTTAAGGAAAATTCTAAAGCCAAATAATTACATTGTCAAAAAGGCACAAAAAAtgtatgtcaataaaacagtgcaaaatactgACAGGTAAGGCCTTTATGGCTGGTTTACTTACCATTGGCAGATGTGGAAACAAGGTTGAATGAATATtgctttaatactttttataaagtgtttttgaTTTCATTAGTGTGCCACAAATATTTTTCCCTCTTTATTCAGAGAAGTGCATCGGCAGTATTTCACCAGATCCAAAATGCAGTCCAACAGGTAATCTAAGCATGTCTTACTTCAGCCTATtcacatatttttgtgtaattcagCATATTAGTAATAACAggacatatgttttttttttctttaaattattgtgtattttaatcTGAAAACCTGCCTGTTGTATTTTGAGGTTCTACCCAGCTGAGATTAAAATAGGTCAGACTGACTGAAATTTCATTTGATGTACATTCAAACTTgaagttttacatttaatatgcatttattaaaatttccgtaataatgtacatttatttaaattgcagtgCGTTGTCCTATAAATGTCCATCATAAATGCATAATGTCAATTTTAAATTAGCCTTTTTTTTAACTGAGGTGCTATGAAGTCAAAATTTATTTCCTGGAATAATTGACTGCTTCTGATTGGTCCCTCAGGCAGGTGGGCCTTTCCTCtcatgaagaggaggaagaagaacgTCAGGATGAAGGGGAGTTGGAGTCAGAGGAATCTGAGGTTGAAGATGCATCAGTTAGACAGCCAGCTGTAGGAAAAGGTGTTGTACCCTCTAAACGTCActgccataaatatataaaatatgtaaatacataaattaattttaaaataaacaaaagagagttctttaaaattgtaatattattgtattttgataaacagcagtcttggtgagcataaaagactttaaaaatcaatatattttattgatctcaaacttttgaactgtattgtcatataaatgttgtttttttctaaagaGATCGACCACACATTACAAGTCCCACACGTA
This is a stretch of genomic DNA from Cyprinus carpio isolate SPL01 unplaced genomic scaffold, ASM1834038v1 S000006615, whole genome shotgun sequence. It encodes these proteins:
- the LOC109061895 gene encoding RPA-related protein RADX-like isoform X2 → MAGPSDRSDSGSGSALQAVFEQLRSAHTLSLTLTGPLCLAVIALDRYLSAQHPAAESYSYDLTVTDGRWRIKCQLAESLSRWVRTGSLRCGAGVLVSQLSMVHDETRLSHSYIRIDSIHSVVELPERFLSIQDVGSIPEWCQDHVTRSDGPLQLSRKYYLPLWINDDPYGSVWVPYSPPPDVVIDVSRITLLADLEAFFHSSRRPLPLLVRILHRSRIRYYGKTGQNIDFPFQVYCEVADQSGVMSMVVWNDLCPEWFNRLTVGSVLYLQQYSLKHSYQNRSRPHIRTLSLMTFHSIEISLNPRSPASVVTVIPPKSVQPQWDLPDVPYNFATRSEVDSMNNNQACDIIGLVTYVGRVERIRSKEKTGPEKFWAYRWVHAVDGTADSPFILEIFSSSQPEIFNNICPMTYLVCTQMRVCKTGCSVYLTSSTETQLFITGCHKKQPYVNEPKVKAFIQWTKTLKDSVMLRRTSVGGHYCYPPAPPTNSNMTNEPITAVADLKGELQSLQYREHRRVAVQGYVAAVQYHTWPPQTETPHSEQQEGVSVRGVSDTGAAAAPSTMDEMTLTQREMDSTSPDSDITVSPKRRRVQTGSREVHRQYFTRSKMQSNRQVGLSSHEEEEEERQDEGELESEESEVEDASVRQPAVGKEIDHTLQVPHVQQAASHPTVLWESGVWPLVKQQVTDHFCCGRLDQESIPEKFHFDDREVLLHHLNLSPARWTPDLTSQTHTHTPVACTGYFTLTILGLNQRAALDVQFVPVISPDDPRAAGVPHTQHDNSLLSCISTGRLCVQPDGSCPAPGSLMCSAPQLESERVMCIVDLCLLGERRVEMICSRLYRTADICQPDGTQ
- the LOC109061895 gene encoding RPA-related protein RADX-like isoform X1; protein product: MAGPSDRSDSGSGSALQAVFEQLRSAHTLSLTLTGPLCLAVIALDRYLSAQHPAAESYSYDLTVTDGRWRIKCQLAESLSRWVRTGSLRCGAGVLVSQLSMVHDETRLSHSYIRIDSIHSVVELPERFLSIQDVGSIPEWCQDHVTRSDGPLQLSRKYYLPLWINDDPYGSVWVPYSPPPDVVIDVSRITLLADLEAFFHSSRRPLPLLVRILHRSRIRYYGKTGQNIDFPFQVYCEVADQSGVMSMVVWNDLCPEWFNRLTVGSVLYLQQYSLKHSYQNRSRPHIRTLSLMTFHSIEISLNPRSPASVVTVIPPKSVQPQWDLPDVPYNFATRSEVDSMNNNQACDIIGLVTYVGRVERIRSKEKTGPEKFWAYRWVHAVDGTADSPFILEIFSSSQPEIFNNICPMTYLVCTQMRVCKTGCSVYLTSSTETQLFITGCHKKQPYVNEPKVKAFIQWTKTLKDSVMLRRTSVGGHYCYPPAPPTNSNMTNEPITAVADLKGELQSLQYREHRRVAVQGYVAAVQYHTWPPQTETPHSEQQQEGVSVRGVSDTGAAAAPSTMDEMTLTQREMDSTSPDSDITVSPKRRRVQTGSREVHRQYFTRSKMQSNRQVGLSSHEEEEEERQDEGELESEESEVEDASVRQPAVGKEIDHTLQVPHVQQAASHPTVLWESGVWPLVKQQVTDHFCCGRLDQESIPEKFHFDDREVLLHHLNLSPARWTPDLTSQTHTHTPVACTGYFTLTILGLNQRAALDVQFVPVISPDDPRAAGVPHTQHDNSLLSCISTGRLCVQPDGSCPAPGSLMCSAPQLESERVMCIVDLCLLGERRVEMICSRLYRTADICQPDGTQ